A stretch of the Topomyia yanbarensis strain Yona2022 unplaced genomic scaffold, ASM3024719v1 HiC_scaffold_16, whole genome shotgun sequence genome encodes the following:
- the LOC131694809 gene encoding voltage-dependent calcium channel type D subunit alpha-1-like isoform X3, which translates to MDNFDYLTRDWSILGPHHLDEFVRLWSEYDPDAKGRIKHLDVVTLLRKISPPLGFGKLCPHRVACKRLVSMNMPLNSDGTVLFNATLFAVVRTSLKIKTEGNIDDANAELRATIKQIWKRTAPKLLDQVVPPPGVDDEVTVGKFYATFLIQDYFRRFKKRKETDNRHVDYDNRRTTSLQAGLRTLHEAGPELKRAISGNLEDIGDDNPEPMHRDYQADTSCK; encoded by the coding sequence ATGGATAACTTTGATTACCTTACACGTGATTGGTCAATATTGGGACCTCATCACTTAGATGAATTTGTAAGATTATGGAGTGAATACGATCCTGATGCAAAGGGAAGAATAAAGCATTTAGATGTGGTAACACTACTCAGGAAAATTTCCCCACCACTAGGATTTGGTAAATTATGTCCACATCGTGTCGCGTGCAAAAGATTGGTGTCTATGAATATGCCATTGAATAGTGACGGGACAGTTCTTTTCAACGCAACATTATTTGCTGTTGTAAGAACATCACTAAAAATCAAAACTGAAGGAAATATTGATGATGCCAATGCCGAATTAAGAGCAACTATAAAACAGATATGGAAGCGAACAGCTCCGAAACTATTGGATCAGGTTGTTCCACCACCCGGTGTCGACGATGAAGTAACAGTGGGCAAATTCTATGCTACTTTTCTTATACAAGATTATTTTAGAAGATTTAAAAAACGGAAAGAAACCGATAATAGACATGTTGATTATGATAATAGACGCACCACATCGTTACAAGCTGGATTGAGAACATTACATGAAGCTGGTCCTGAGCTTAAACGTGCTATTTCTGGAAATCTAGAGGATATAGGAGATGACAATCCAGAACCCATGCATAGG
- the LOC131694809 gene encoding voltage-dependent calcium channel type D subunit alpha-1-like isoform X6: MDNFDYLTRDWSILGPHHLDEFVRLWSEYDPDAKGRIKHLDVVTLLRKISPPLGFGKLCPHRVACKRLVSMNMPLNSDGTVLFNATLFAVVRTSLKIKTEGNIDDANAELRATIKQIWKRTAPKLLDQVVPPPGVDDEVTVGKFYATFLIQDYFRRFKKRKETDNRHVDYDNRRTTSLQAGLRTLHEAGPELKRAISGNLEDIGDDNPEPMHRI; the protein is encoded by the coding sequence ATGGATAACTTTGATTACCTTACACGTGATTGGTCAATATTGGGACCTCATCACTTAGATGAATTTGTAAGATTATGGAGTGAATACGATCCTGATGCAAAGGGAAGAATAAAGCATTTAGATGTGGTAACACTACTCAGGAAAATTTCCCCACCACTAGGATTTGGTAAATTATGTCCACATCGTGTCGCGTGCAAAAGATTGGTGTCTATGAATATGCCATTGAATAGTGACGGGACAGTTCTTTTCAACGCAACATTATTTGCTGTTGTAAGAACATCACTAAAAATCAAAACTGAAGGAAATATTGATGATGCCAATGCCGAATTAAGAGCAACTATAAAACAGATATGGAAGCGAACAGCTCCGAAACTATTGGATCAGGTTGTTCCACCACCCGGTGTCGACGATGAAGTAACAGTGGGCAAATTCTATGCTACTTTTCTTATACAAGATTATTTTAGAAGATTTAAAAAACGGAAAGAAACCGATAATAGACATGTTGATTATGATAATAGACGCACCACATCGTTACAAGCTGGATTGAGAACATTACATGAAGCTGGTCCTGAGCTTAAACGTGCTATTTCTGGAAATCTAGAGGATATAGGAGATGACAATCCAGAACCCATGCATAGG
- the LOC131694809 gene encoding voltage-dependent calcium channel type D subunit alpha-1-like isoform X2 has product MDNFDYLTRDWSILGPHHLDEFVRLWSEYDPDAKGRIKHLDVVTLLRKISPPLGFGKLCPHRVACKRLVSMNMPLNSDGTVLFNATLFAVVRTSLKIKTEGNIDDANAELRATIKQIWKRTAPKLLDQVVPPPGVDDEVTVGKFYATFLIQDYFRRFKKRKETDNRHVDYDNRRTTSLQAGLRTLHEAGPELKRAISGNLEDIGDDNPEPMHRETNHCDQHLDL; this is encoded by the coding sequence ATGGATAACTTTGATTACCTTACACGTGATTGGTCAATATTGGGACCTCATCACTTAGATGAATTTGTAAGATTATGGAGTGAATACGATCCTGATGCAAAGGGAAGAATAAAGCATTTAGATGTGGTAACACTACTCAGGAAAATTTCCCCACCACTAGGATTTGGTAAATTATGTCCACATCGTGTCGCGTGCAAAAGATTGGTGTCTATGAATATGCCATTGAATAGTGACGGGACAGTTCTTTTCAACGCAACATTATTTGCTGTTGTAAGAACATCACTAAAAATCAAAACTGAAGGAAATATTGATGATGCCAATGCCGAATTAAGAGCAACTATAAAACAGATATGGAAGCGAACAGCTCCGAAACTATTGGATCAGGTTGTTCCACCACCCGGTGTCGACGATGAAGTAACAGTGGGCAAATTCTATGCTACTTTTCTTATACAAGATTATTTTAGAAGATTTAAAAAACGGAAAGAAACCGATAATAGACATGTTGATTATGATAATAGACGCACCACATCGTTACAAGCTGGATTGAGAACATTACATGAAGCTGGTCCTGAGCTTAAACGTGCTATTTCTGGAAATCTAGAGGATATAGGAGATGACAATCCAGAACCCATGCATAGG
- the LOC131694809 gene encoding muscle calcium channel subunit alpha-1-like isoform X1, with amino-acid sequence MDNFDYLTRDWSILGPHHLDEFVRLWSEYDPDAKGRIKHLDVVTLLRKISPPLGFGKLCPHRVACKRLVSMNMPLNSDGTVLFNATLFAVVRTSLKIKTEGNIDDANAELRATIKQIWKRTAPKLLDQVVPPPGVDDEVTVGKFYATFLIQDYFRRFKKRKETDNRHVDYDNRRTTSLQAGLRTLHEAGPELKRAISGNLEDIGDDNPEPMHRYSNVLNWMKHFVH; translated from the coding sequence ATGGATAACTTTGATTACCTTACACGTGATTGGTCAATATTGGGACCTCATCACTTAGATGAATTTGTAAGATTATGGAGTGAATACGATCCTGATGCAAAGGGAAGAATAAAGCATTTAGATGTGGTAACACTACTCAGGAAAATTTCCCCACCACTAGGATTTGGTAAATTATGTCCACATCGTGTCGCGTGCAAAAGATTGGTGTCTATGAATATGCCATTGAATAGTGACGGGACAGTTCTTTTCAACGCAACATTATTTGCTGTTGTAAGAACATCACTAAAAATCAAAACTGAAGGAAATATTGATGATGCCAATGCCGAATTAAGAGCAACTATAAAACAGATATGGAAGCGAACAGCTCCGAAACTATTGGATCAGGTTGTTCCACCACCCGGTGTCGACGATGAAGTAACAGTGGGCAAATTCTATGCTACTTTTCTTATACAAGATTATTTTAGAAGATTTAAAAAACGGAAAGAAACCGATAATAGACATGTTGATTATGATAATAGACGCACCACATCGTTACAAGCTGGATTGAGAACATTACATGAAGCTGGTCCTGAGCTTAAACGTGCTATTTCTGGAAATCTAGAGGATATAGGAGATGACAATCCAGAACCCATGCATAGG
- the LOC131694809 gene encoding voltage-dependent calcium channel type D subunit alpha-1-like isoform X5, protein MDNFDYLTRDWSILGPHHLDEFVRLWSEYDPDAKGRIKHLDVVTLLRKISPPLGFGKLCPHRVACKRLVSMNMPLNSDGTVLFNATLFAVVRTSLKIKTEGNIDDANAELRATIKQIWKRTAPKLLDQVVPPPGVDDEVTVGKFYATFLIQDYFRRFKKRKETDNRHVDYDNRRTTSLQAGLRTLHEAGPELKRAISGNLEDIGDDNPEPMHRK, encoded by the coding sequence ATGGATAACTTTGATTACCTTACACGTGATTGGTCAATATTGGGACCTCATCACTTAGATGAATTTGTAAGATTATGGAGTGAATACGATCCTGATGCAAAGGGAAGAATAAAGCATTTAGATGTGGTAACACTACTCAGGAAAATTTCCCCACCACTAGGATTTGGTAAATTATGTCCACATCGTGTCGCGTGCAAAAGATTGGTGTCTATGAATATGCCATTGAATAGTGACGGGACAGTTCTTTTCAACGCAACATTATTTGCTGTTGTAAGAACATCACTAAAAATCAAAACTGAAGGAAATATTGATGATGCCAATGCCGAATTAAGAGCAACTATAAAACAGATATGGAAGCGAACAGCTCCGAAACTATTGGATCAGGTTGTTCCACCACCCGGTGTCGACGATGAAGTAACAGTGGGCAAATTCTATGCTACTTTTCTTATACAAGATTATTTTAGAAGATTTAAAAAACGGAAAGAAACCGATAATAGACATGTTGATTATGATAATAGACGCACCACATCGTTACAAGCTGGATTGAGAACATTACATGAAGCTGGTCCTGAGCTTAAACGTGCTATTTCTGGAAATCTAGAGGATATAGGAGATGACAATCCAGAACCCATGCATAGG
- the LOC131694809 gene encoding voltage-dependent calcium channel type D subunit alpha-1-like isoform X4 has product MDNFDYLTRDWSILGPHHLDEFVRLWSEYDPDAKGRIKHLDVVTLLRKISPPLGFGKLCPHRVACKRLVSMNMPLNSDGTVLFNATLFAVVRTSLKIKTEGNIDDANAELRATIKQIWKRTAPKLLDQVVPPPGVDDEVTVGKFYATFLIQDYFRRFKKRKETDNRHVDYDNRRTTSLQAGLRTLHEAGPELKRAISGNLEDIGDDNPEPMHRQS; this is encoded by the coding sequence ATGGATAACTTTGATTACCTTACACGTGATTGGTCAATATTGGGACCTCATCACTTAGATGAATTTGTAAGATTATGGAGTGAATACGATCCTGATGCAAAGGGAAGAATAAAGCATTTAGATGTGGTAACACTACTCAGGAAAATTTCCCCACCACTAGGATTTGGTAAATTATGTCCACATCGTGTCGCGTGCAAAAGATTGGTGTCTATGAATATGCCATTGAATAGTGACGGGACAGTTCTTTTCAACGCAACATTATTTGCTGTTGTAAGAACATCACTAAAAATCAAAACTGAAGGAAATATTGATGATGCCAATGCCGAATTAAGAGCAACTATAAAACAGATATGGAAGCGAACAGCTCCGAAACTATTGGATCAGGTTGTTCCACCACCCGGTGTCGACGATGAAGTAACAGTGGGCAAATTCTATGCTACTTTTCTTATACAAGATTATTTTAGAAGATTTAAAAAACGGAAAGAAACCGATAATAGACATGTTGATTATGATAATAGACGCACCACATCGTTACAAGCTGGATTGAGAACATTACATGAAGCTGGTCCTGAGCTTAAACGTGCTATTTCTGGAAATCTAGAGGATATAGGAGATGACAATCCAGAACCCATGCATAGG